From the genome of Phycodurus eques isolate BA_2022a chromosome 22, UOR_Pequ_1.1, whole genome shotgun sequence, one region includes:
- the rpl18a gene encoding large ribosomal subunit protein eL20, which produces MKASGTLREYKVIGRLLPSPKNPTPPLYRMRIFAPNHVVAKSRFWYFVSQLRKMKKASGETVYCGLVHEKTPLKVKNFGIWLRYDSRSGTHNMYREYRDLTTSGAVTQCYRDMGARHRARAHSIQIMKVQVIPASKCRRPAIKQFHDSKIKFPLPHRVLRRQHKPRFTTKRPNTFF; this is translated from the exons ATGAAGGCGTCCGGCACT CTGCGAGAGTACAAGGTGATCGGGCGTCTGCTGCCGTCGCCCAAGAACCCGACGCCCCCGCTCTACCGCATGCGCATTTTTGCGCCCAACCACGTGGTGGCCAAGTCACGCTTCTGGTACTTCGTGTCCCAGctgaggaagatgaagaaggcGTCCGGGGAGACCGTCTACTGTGGCCTG GTCCACGAGAAGACGCCCCTGAAGGTGAAGAACTTCGGCATCTGGCTGCGTTACGACTCGCGTAGCGGCACGCACAACATGTATCGCGAGTACCGGGACCTGACCACCTCCGGAGCCGTCACTCAGTGCT accgcgacatgggtGCCCGGCATCGCGCCCGCGCCCACTCGATCCAGATCATGAAGGTGCAGGTGATCCCCGCCAGCAAGTGTCGCAGGCCCGCCATCAAGCAGTTCCAC GACTCCAAGATCAAGTTCCCGCTGCCCCATCGGGTCCTGCGCCGTCAGCACAAGCCTCGCTTCACCACCAAGAGACCCAACACCTTCTTCTAG
- the kcna1b gene encoding potassium voltage-gated channel subfamily A member 1, protein MTVVPADNVDESATLPGHPQDDERDGHECCERVVINVSGLRFETQLKTLAHFPDTLLGDPKKRMRYFDPLRNEYFFDRNRPSFDAILYYYQSGGRLRRPVNVPLDMFSEEIGFYELGAEAVEKFREDEGFVREEERPLPDKEFQRQIWLLFEHPESSGPARGIAIVSVAVILISIVIFCLETLPELKEDAGERRRAAAAAGNGTAARRADILADPFFAVETLCIVWFSFELLVRFFACPSKMAFFRNMMNSIDVVAIIPYFITLGTELADDPDGGGGGGEQATSLAILRVIRLVRVFRIFKLSRHSKGLQILGQTLKASMRELGLLIFFLFIGVILFSSAVYFAEAEEKESYFTSIPDAFWWAVVSMTTVGYGDMYPVTVGGKIVGSLCAIAGVLTIALPVPVIVSNFNYFYHRETDGEEQAQLLRVSRQNLAPGRHAECERAEGDELRTGNCTAPAPGGDRVGAAEMPTDV, encoded by the coding sequence ATGACGGTGGTGCCCGCGGACAACGTGGACGAGAGCGCCACCTTGCCGGGTCACCCGCAGGACGACGAGCGCGACGGGCACGAGTGCTGCGAGCGCGTGGTCATCAACGTGTCGGGGCTTCGCTTCGAGACGCAGCTGAAGACCTTGGCGCACTTCCCCGACACGCTCCTGGGCGACCCCAAGAAGAGGATGCGCTACTTCGACCCGCTGCGCAACGAGTACTTCTTCGACCGCAACCGGCCCAGCTTCGACGCCATCCTCTACTACTACCAGTCGGGCGGCCGGCTGAGGCGGCCCGTCAACGTCCCGCTGGACATGTTCTCCGAGGAGATCGGGTTTTACGAACTGGGCGCCGAGGCCGTGGAGAAGTTCCGCGAGGACGAGGGCTTCGTCCGCGAGGAGGAGCGCCCGCTGCCGGACAAGGAGTTCCAGCGGCAAATCTGGCTCCTCTTCGAGCACCCGGAGAGCTCGGGCCCGGCGCGGGGCATCGCCATCGTGTCGGTGGCGGTCATCCTCATCTCCATCGTCATCTTCTGCCTGGAGACGCTGCCCGAGCTGAAGGAGGACGCGGGCGagcggcggcgggcggcggcggccgccGGCAACGGCACGGCCGCCCGACGCGCCGACATCCTGGCCGACCCCTTCTTCGCGGTGGAGACCCTGTGCATCGTCTGGTTCTCCTTCGAGCTCCTGGTGCGCTTCTTCGCGTGTCCCAGCAAGATGGCCTTCTTCCGAAACATGATGAACTCCATCGACGTGGTGGCCATCATCCCGTACTTCATCACGCTGGGGACCGAGCTGGCCGACGACCCggatggcggcggcggcggcggcgagcaGGCCACGTCGCTGGCCATCCTTCGCGTCATCCGTCTGGTGCGCGTCTTCCGCATCTTCAAGCTGTCGCGCCACTCCAAGGGTCTGCAGATCCTGGGGCAGACGCTGAAGGCCAGCATGCGCGAGCTGGGCCtgctcatcttcttcctcttcatcgGCGTCATCCTCTTCTCCAGCGCCGTCTACTTCGCCGAAGCCGAGGAGAAAGAGTCGTACTTCACCAGCATCCCCGACGCCTTTTGGTGGGCCGTGGTGTCCATGACCACGGTGGGCTACGGCGACATGTACCCGGTCACCGTCGGCGGCAAGATCGTGGGCTCGCTGTGCGCCATCGCCGGCGTGCTGACCATCGCGCTGCCCGTGCCCGTCATCGTGTCCAACTTCAACTACTTCTACCACCGCGAGACGGACGGCGAGGAGCAGGCGCAGCTGCTGCGGGTCAGCCGGCAGAACTTGGCGCCCGGGCGCCACGCCGAGTGCGAGCGGGCGGAAGGCGACGAGCTTCGGACCGGCAACTGCACGGCGCCCGCGCCGGGCGGCGACCGCGTCGGCGCCGCCGAGATGCCGACGGACGTGTGA
- the LOC133397041 gene encoding LOW QUALITY PROTEIN: potassium voltage-gated channel subfamily A member 2 (The sequence of the model RefSeq protein was modified relative to this genomic sequence to represent the inferred CDS: inserted 2 bases in 1 codon), giving the protein MEVALVSLQENGGANNGEQQQQQQLRSALMDDLGKEINAPPPPHHHHHHHPHPHPHPHPHPQPQPPLPPPPPAWRINDMNSALSCSENAMDALLRADHSPHVFDDELPDPDPDSDSNERVLVNIAGLRYETQLGTLNQFPDTLLGDPAKRIKYFDPLRNEYFFDRNRPSFDGILYFYQSGGKIRRPVNVSIDVFADEIRFYQLGEEAMERFREDEGFIKEEEKPLPRNEFQKQVWLIFEYPESSSPARGIAIVSVLVITISIITFCLETLPEFRDERELRAAGRPGNGTAARPPXLAFADPFFIVETTCVIWFTFELFVRFFACPSKSEFSKTVMNIIDIMSIMPYFITLGTELAEQGQEHPNGQQAMSLAILRVIRLVRVFRIFKLSRHSKGLQILGQTLKASMRELGLLIFFLFIGVILFSSAVFFAEADEPESHFSSIPDAFWWAVVTMTTVGYGDMRPVTVGGKIVGSLCAIAGVLTIALPVPVIVSNFNYFYHRETDQDQSSLKDEPAPPEGKAGAPGPEEKEEESSGAPDKGDVKANSGLDLKSSLYAFCLNTRETDL; this is encoded by the exons ATGGAGGTGGCTCTGGTGAGCCTGCAGGAGAACGGAGGCGCCAACAAtggagagcagcagcagcagcagcagctccgcTCGGCGCTCATGGACGACCTGGGCAAGGAAATAaacgctcctcctcctcctcaccaccaccaccaccatcatcctcatccccatcctcatcctcatcctcatcctcagcCTCAGCCTCCTCTTCCCCCGCCGCCTCCCGCGTGGAGGATCAACGACATGAACAGCGCGCTGAGCTGCAGCGAGAACGCCATGGACGCGCTGCTACGCGCCGACCACAGCCCGCACGTGTTCGACGACGAGCTCCCGGACCCGGACCCGGACTCGGACAGCAACGAGCGCGTGCTCGTCAACATCGCCGGCCTCCGCTACGAGACGCAGCTGGGCACCCTCAACCAGTTCCCGGACACGCTGCTCGGGGACCCCGCCAAGAGGATCAAGTACTTCGACCCGCTGCGCAACGAGTACTTCTTCGACCGCAACCGGCCCAGCTTCGACGGCATCCTCTACTTCTACCAGTCGGGCGGCAAGATCCGCAGACCCGTCAACGTGTCCATCGACGTGTTCGCCGACGAGATCCGCTTCTACCAGCTGGGCGAGGAGGCCATGGAGCGCTTCCGCGAGGACGAGGGCTTCATCAAGGAGGAAGAGAAGCCGCTGCCGCGCAACGAGTTCCAGAAGCAG GTGTGGCTGATCTTCGAGTACCCGGAGAGCTCGAGCCCGGCGCGCGGCATCGCCATCGTGTCGGTGCTGGTCATCACCATCTCCATCATCACCTTCTGCCTGGAGACGCTGCCCGAGTTCCGCGACGAGCGCGAGCTGCGGGCGGCCGGACGGCCCGGCAACGGCACGGCGGCGCGGCCCCC GCTCGCCTTCGCCGACCCCTTCTTCATCGTGGAGACCACCTGCGTCATCTGGTTCACCTTCGAGCTCTTCGTGCGCTTCTTCGCCTGCCCCAGCAAGTCCGAGTTCTCCAAGACGGTGATGAACATCATCGACATCATGTCCATCATGCCCTACTTCATCACGCTGGGCACCGAGCTGGCCGAGCAGGGCCAGGAGCACCCGAACGGCCAGCAGGCCATGTCGCTGGCCATCCTGCGCGTCATCCGCCTGGTGCGCGTCTTCCGCATCTTCAAGCTGTCGCGCCACTCCAAGGGTCTGCAGATCCTGGGGCAGACGCTGAAGGCCAGCATGCGCGAGCTGGGCCtgctcatcttcttcctcttcatcgGCGTCATCCTCTTCTCCAGCGCCGTCTTCTTCGCCGAGGCCGACGAGCCCGAGTCGCACTTCTCCAGCATCCCCGACGCGTTCTGGTGGGCCGTGGTCACCATGACCACGGTGGGCTACGGCGACATGCGCCCCGTGACGGTGGGCGGCAAGATCGTGGGCTCGCTGTGCGCCATCGCCGGCGTGCTGACCATCGCGCTGCCCGTGCCCGTCATCGTGTCCAACTTCAACTACTTCTACCACCGCGAGACCGACCAGGACCAGTCGTCGCTCAAGGACGAGCCGGCGCCGCCCGAAGGCAAGGCGGGCGCGCCGGGCCccgaggagaaggaggaggagtcgTCGGGGGCGCCGGACAAGGGCGACGTCAAGGCCAACAGCGGCCTGGACCTGAAAAGTTCTCTGTACGCCTTCTGCCTCAACACGCGGGAAACCGACTTGTAG
- the LOC133397039 gene encoding CCR4-NOT transcription complex subunit 2-like isoform X1 yields the protein MFGANRKKFTEAGPEGDDSCGGLYYGQRSAFAAHRADKDMLPSSSASSPGQLSQLGASLYGPQSALGFPVRGINSSAAPLSRSALGQSAAGQLSGHTGAAAVHTPPSPSRGVLPVSGRGVLTHNQQAGGPAGQPIGMGGERGGGAGGRSAGGSSPSVIGMPKQSRQAFTINSMAGFGVNRNPGFNIFNGTDGSENVTALDLSDFPALADRGRRDGGPDPVPPLDPLAGRAPYVGMVTKPSSEQSRDFSIHNEDFPALPGPNYHAKDPGGDDGKTNLSSSGKPASNSDGPRFPGDRSSASASGNDQHKKGIQVLPDGRVTNIPVGMVTDQFGMIGLLTFIRAAETDPGTVHLALGSDLTALGLNLNSPENLYPKFASPWASAPCRPQDIGQFRRCARAHIGEFRGVGLFECCLPFTPGRLPRAVGVLDQHPHPGQGRPVCVCARACVLTLCRRPSVVQLAAIKLSRYGEDLLFYLYYMNGGDLLQPLAAVELFNRDWRYHKEERVWITRAPGMEPSLKTNAYERGTYYFFDCLNWRKVAKEFHLEYDKLEERAHVPATFNYNPAQQAF from the exons ATGTTTGGGGCTAACCGGAAGAAGTTCACGGAGGCCGGGCCGGAGGGAGACGATTCCTGCGGCGGCCTCTACTACGGCCAGCGGTCCGCGTTCGCGGCACACCGCGCCGACAAAGAC ATGTTGCCGTCGTCCTCCGCCTCGTCGCCGGGGCAGCTGTCGCAGCTCGGAGCCAGTCTGTACGGGCCTCAGA GTGCGCTGGGTTTCCCCGTGCGCGGCATCAACAGCAGCGCAGCGCCGCTAAGTCGAAGCGCGCTCGGCCAGTCGGCCGCCGGACAGCTGAGCGGTCACACGGGCGCCGCCGCCGTGCACACGCCGCCCTCGCCCAGCAG GGGGGTTCTGCCCGTGAGCGGCCGCGGCGTCCTCACCCACAACCAGCAGGCGGGCGGGCCGGCGGGACAGCCAATCGGGATGGGAGGAGAGCGagggggcggggccgggggcAGGAGCGCCGGCGGGTCGTCGCCCAGCGTCATCGGAATGCCCAAACAGTCGCGGCAAGCCTTCACCATCAACAG catgGCAGGTTTTGGCGTGAACAGGAATCCTGGATTCAACATCTTTAACGGTACAG ACGGCAGCGAGAACGTGACGGCGCTGGACCTGTCCGACTTCCCGGCACTGGCGGACCGCGGCCGGCGGGACGGAGGCCCCGACCCCGTGCCGCCCCTCGACCCGCTGGCGGGGCGCGCGCCTTACG TTGGCATGGTAACCAAGCCGTCCAGTGAGCAGTCGCGGGACTTCTCCATCCACAACGAGGATTTCCCGGCTCTACCGGGACCAAACTACCACGCCAAAGACCCCGGCGGCGACGACGGCAAAACG AACCTCAGCTCTTCAGGTAAGCCCGCCTCCAACTCGGACGGTCCGAGGTTTCCGGGTGACAGAAGTTCCGCGTCGGCGAGCGGCAACGACCAGCACAAGAAAGGAATACAGGTGCTTCCTGATG GGCGCGTGACCAACATCCCGGTCGGCATGGTAACGGATCAGTTCGGCATGATCGGCCTGCTGACGTTCATCCGGGCGGCCGAGACGGACCCCGGCACGGTGCACCTGGCGCTGGGCTCCGACCTCACCGCGCTCGGCCTCAACCTCAACTCGCCCGA GAATCTTTATCCCAAGTTCGCATCGCCGTGGGCGTCGGCGCCGTGTCGGCCGCAGGACATCGGTCAGTTCAGGagatgcgcgcgcgcacacatcgGTGAGTTCAGGGGTGTCGGGTTATTTGAGTGCTGTTTGCCCTTTACCCCTGGTAGACTTCCACGTGCCGTCGGAGTACTTGACCAACATCCACATCCGGGACAAGGTAGGccggtgtgcgtgtgtgcgcgtgcgtgcgtgttgacGTTGTGCCGCCGTCCGTCCGTTGTCCAGCTGGCCGCCATCAAGTTGTCTCGCTACGGTGAGGACCTCCTGTTTTATCTTTACTACATGAACGGCGGCGACCTGCTGCAGCCGCTGGCCGCCGTCGAGCT ctTCAACAGAGACTGGCGCTACCACAAGGAGGAGCGCGTGTGGATCACGCGCGCGCCCGGCATGGAGCCGTCGCTCAAGACCAACGCGTACGAGAGGGGGACGTACTACTTCTTCGACTGCCTCAATTGGAGGAAAGTTGCCAAG GAGTTCCACCTGGAATACGACAAACTGGAAGAGCGCGCTCACGTTCCCGCCACCTTCAACTACAACCCCGCCCAGCAGGCCTTCTGA
- the LOC133397039 gene encoding CCR4-NOT transcription complex subunit 2-like isoform X3, with the protein MFGANRKKFTEAGPEGDDSCGGLYYGQRSAFAAHRADKDMLPSSSASSPGQLSQLGASLYGPQSALGFPVRGINSSAAPLSRSALGQSAAGQLSGHTGAAAVHTPPSPSRGVLPVSGRGVLTHNQQAGGPAGQPIGMGGERGGGAGGRSAGGSSPSVIGMPKQSRQAFTINSMAGFGVNRNPGFNIFNGTDGSENVTALDLSDFPALADRGRRDGGPDPVPPLDPLAGRAPYVGMVTKPSSEQSRDFSIHNEDFPALPGPNYHAKDPGGDDGKTNLSSSGKPASNSDGPRFPGDRSSASASGNDQHKKGIQVLPDGRVTNIPVGMVTDQFGMIGLLTFIRAAETDPGTVHLALGSDLTALGLNLNSPENLYPKFASPWASAPCRPQDIDFHVPSEYLTNIHIRDKLAAIKLSRYGEDLLFYLYYMNGGDLLQPLAAVELFNRDWRYHKEERVWITRAPGMEPSLKTNAYERGTYYFFDCLNWRKVAKEFHLEYDKLEERAHVPATFNYNPAQQAF; encoded by the exons ATGTTTGGGGCTAACCGGAAGAAGTTCACGGAGGCCGGGCCGGAGGGAGACGATTCCTGCGGCGGCCTCTACTACGGCCAGCGGTCCGCGTTCGCGGCACACCGCGCCGACAAAGAC ATGTTGCCGTCGTCCTCCGCCTCGTCGCCGGGGCAGCTGTCGCAGCTCGGAGCCAGTCTGTACGGGCCTCAGA GTGCGCTGGGTTTCCCCGTGCGCGGCATCAACAGCAGCGCAGCGCCGCTAAGTCGAAGCGCGCTCGGCCAGTCGGCCGCCGGACAGCTGAGCGGTCACACGGGCGCCGCCGCCGTGCACACGCCGCCCTCGCCCAGCAG GGGGGTTCTGCCCGTGAGCGGCCGCGGCGTCCTCACCCACAACCAGCAGGCGGGCGGGCCGGCGGGACAGCCAATCGGGATGGGAGGAGAGCGagggggcggggccgggggcAGGAGCGCCGGCGGGTCGTCGCCCAGCGTCATCGGAATGCCCAAACAGTCGCGGCAAGCCTTCACCATCAACAG catgGCAGGTTTTGGCGTGAACAGGAATCCTGGATTCAACATCTTTAACGGTACAG ACGGCAGCGAGAACGTGACGGCGCTGGACCTGTCCGACTTCCCGGCACTGGCGGACCGCGGCCGGCGGGACGGAGGCCCCGACCCCGTGCCGCCCCTCGACCCGCTGGCGGGGCGCGCGCCTTACG TTGGCATGGTAACCAAGCCGTCCAGTGAGCAGTCGCGGGACTTCTCCATCCACAACGAGGATTTCCCGGCTCTACCGGGACCAAACTACCACGCCAAAGACCCCGGCGGCGACGACGGCAAAACG AACCTCAGCTCTTCAGGTAAGCCCGCCTCCAACTCGGACGGTCCGAGGTTTCCGGGTGACAGAAGTTCCGCGTCGGCGAGCGGCAACGACCAGCACAAGAAAGGAATACAGGTGCTTCCTGATG GGCGCGTGACCAACATCCCGGTCGGCATGGTAACGGATCAGTTCGGCATGATCGGCCTGCTGACGTTCATCCGGGCGGCCGAGACGGACCCCGGCACGGTGCACCTGGCGCTGGGCTCCGACCTCACCGCGCTCGGCCTCAACCTCAACTCGCCCGA GAATCTTTATCCCAAGTTCGCATCGCCGTGGGCGTCGGCGCCGTGTCGGCCGCAGGACATCG ACTTCCACGTGCCGTCGGAGTACTTGACCAACATCCACATCCGGGACAAG CTGGCCGCCATCAAGTTGTCTCGCTACGGTGAGGACCTCCTGTTTTATCTTTACTACATGAACGGCGGCGACCTGCTGCAGCCGCTGGCCGCCGTCGAGCT ctTCAACAGAGACTGGCGCTACCACAAGGAGGAGCGCGTGTGGATCACGCGCGCGCCCGGCATGGAGCCGTCGCTCAAGACCAACGCGTACGAGAGGGGGACGTACTACTTCTTCGACTGCCTCAATTGGAGGAAAGTTGCCAAG GAGTTCCACCTGGAATACGACAAACTGGAAGAGCGCGCTCACGTTCCCGCCACCTTCAACTACAACCCCGCCCAGCAGGCCTTCTGA
- the LOC133397039 gene encoding CCR4-NOT transcription complex subunit 2-like isoform X2: protein MFGANRKKFTEAGPEGDDSCGGLYYGQRSAFAAHRADKDMLPSSSASSPGQLSQLGASLYGPQSALGFPVRGINSSAAPLSRSALGQSAAGQLSGHTGAAAVHTPPSPSRGVLPVSGRGVLTHNQQAGGPAGQPIGMGGERGGGAGGRSAGGSSPSVIGMPKQSRQAFTINSMAGFGVNRNPGFNIFNDGSENVTALDLSDFPALADRGRRDGGPDPVPPLDPLAGRAPYVGMVTKPSSEQSRDFSIHNEDFPALPGPNYHAKDPGGDDGKTNLSSSGKPASNSDGPRFPGDRSSASASGNDQHKKGIQVLPDGRVTNIPVGMVTDQFGMIGLLTFIRAAETDPGTVHLALGSDLTALGLNLNSPENLYPKFASPWASAPCRPQDIGQFRRCARAHIGEFRGVGLFECCLPFTPGRLPRAVGVLDQHPHPGQGRPVCVCARACVLTLCRRPSVVQLAAIKLSRYGEDLLFYLYYMNGGDLLQPLAAVELFNRDWRYHKEERVWITRAPGMEPSLKTNAYERGTYYFFDCLNWRKVAKEFHLEYDKLEERAHVPATFNYNPAQQAF from the exons ATGTTTGGGGCTAACCGGAAGAAGTTCACGGAGGCCGGGCCGGAGGGAGACGATTCCTGCGGCGGCCTCTACTACGGCCAGCGGTCCGCGTTCGCGGCACACCGCGCCGACAAAGAC ATGTTGCCGTCGTCCTCCGCCTCGTCGCCGGGGCAGCTGTCGCAGCTCGGAGCCAGTCTGTACGGGCCTCAGA GTGCGCTGGGTTTCCCCGTGCGCGGCATCAACAGCAGCGCAGCGCCGCTAAGTCGAAGCGCGCTCGGCCAGTCGGCCGCCGGACAGCTGAGCGGTCACACGGGCGCCGCCGCCGTGCACACGCCGCCCTCGCCCAGCAG GGGGGTTCTGCCCGTGAGCGGCCGCGGCGTCCTCACCCACAACCAGCAGGCGGGCGGGCCGGCGGGACAGCCAATCGGGATGGGAGGAGAGCGagggggcggggccgggggcAGGAGCGCCGGCGGGTCGTCGCCCAGCGTCATCGGAATGCCCAAACAGTCGCGGCAAGCCTTCACCATCAACAG catgGCAGGTTTTGGCGTGAACAGGAATCCTGGATTCAACATCTTTAACG ACGGCAGCGAGAACGTGACGGCGCTGGACCTGTCCGACTTCCCGGCACTGGCGGACCGCGGCCGGCGGGACGGAGGCCCCGACCCCGTGCCGCCCCTCGACCCGCTGGCGGGGCGCGCGCCTTACG TTGGCATGGTAACCAAGCCGTCCAGTGAGCAGTCGCGGGACTTCTCCATCCACAACGAGGATTTCCCGGCTCTACCGGGACCAAACTACCACGCCAAAGACCCCGGCGGCGACGACGGCAAAACG AACCTCAGCTCTTCAGGTAAGCCCGCCTCCAACTCGGACGGTCCGAGGTTTCCGGGTGACAGAAGTTCCGCGTCGGCGAGCGGCAACGACCAGCACAAGAAAGGAATACAGGTGCTTCCTGATG GGCGCGTGACCAACATCCCGGTCGGCATGGTAACGGATCAGTTCGGCATGATCGGCCTGCTGACGTTCATCCGGGCGGCCGAGACGGACCCCGGCACGGTGCACCTGGCGCTGGGCTCCGACCTCACCGCGCTCGGCCTCAACCTCAACTCGCCCGA GAATCTTTATCCCAAGTTCGCATCGCCGTGGGCGTCGGCGCCGTGTCGGCCGCAGGACATCGGTCAGTTCAGGagatgcgcgcgcgcacacatcgGTGAGTTCAGGGGTGTCGGGTTATTTGAGTGCTGTTTGCCCTTTACCCCTGGTAGACTTCCACGTGCCGTCGGAGTACTTGACCAACATCCACATCCGGGACAAGGTAGGccggtgtgcgtgtgtgcgcgtgcgtgcgtgttgacGTTGTGCCGCCGTCCGTCCGTTGTCCAGCTGGCCGCCATCAAGTTGTCTCGCTACGGTGAGGACCTCCTGTTTTATCTTTACTACATGAACGGCGGCGACCTGCTGCAGCCGCTGGCCGCCGTCGAGCT ctTCAACAGAGACTGGCGCTACCACAAGGAGGAGCGCGTGTGGATCACGCGCGCGCCCGGCATGGAGCCGTCGCTCAAGACCAACGCGTACGAGAGGGGGACGTACTACTTCTTCGACTGCCTCAATTGGAGGAAAGTTGCCAAG GAGTTCCACCTGGAATACGACAAACTGGAAGAGCGCGCTCACGTTCCCGCCACCTTCAACTACAACCCCGCCCAGCAGGCCTTCTGA